The sequence below is a genomic window from Ignavibacteriota bacterium.
CGGTGGAACAAGCCAATCAATTCCACAGCCTACAACCTTCAAATATCTTGCATTACGCAGAATAATAGAGAAAAAGAACCGACGCATTGACAATCTGACAAAGATAAAACTATGCAGGGAGTTCAATATTCATGAAAAGAGTTTTGATAAAATTATGAAGGAGAGATAAATTGACATCATCAGAATTGAAAGAAAGTATAAAATCTGTTACGAATGTTTTGCTAAAATTAGTTAACAATTTAAAGGTTGGTTCGGATATTTCCTTAAACATAGGAGATATTAATTTTGAAGTATATAAGAATTTCAAATATGAAATATATTTGTCAATTGCAATTAATGATAAGGTCATTTTAGGAATTAATTTTTCAAGTATTGTTGAGTATGAAGATGAAATATCACGATTGACAGAAAAAATTTCTAATACTTTAGCCAACCATTATATCAAACACATTACATAAACCCTCGACAGAGCAACGGCGGGGGCTTTTAAACGGCACGGTAGTTCAGTTGGTTAGAACGGAGATGGGTTAAAATCCAGAACGGTCGCAGGTTCGAGTCCTGCCCGTGCCACTTGTTTAAATTATTATATTAGAGAGATATAAGTATGGGAGAAATGGCTGATTATTACGCAGATTTAGCAATGCAACAACAATGGGAATTTGACGAGGAAGTTGCAGATGTTCTTAAAAAAGACGAAGAATTTTTGTTTTCCAACACGGATGATGCAGAAGACAATTTGATCAAAGGTATTAGGGAATATTACATTAAATATAAAAAACTGTCTAAAAAACAAAAATTCTGTTTGGCAAGGTGGATAGTTGAAAACAGAGGCGAGTAATTTTTGTTGCCTATAACGTCCGCTAAACGTAAGCCTGCGTATAACTTTTAATTAAGTGCCGTTATACGCAATTTATTAACCAGCTCCCGAAAGGTTGAGCTAAAAATTTTAGGAGTTGAAAAATGAAAGATAAATTAAGCACAAATGTTCATTCGGAGCAAGTCGCCCCGCCTGACGCAAAGCCATTGTTATCTGCCGTGCCATCCGTCTGTTTGGCTTGGGCTACAAAGAAACGGCACATTGCTGTAAATGGCGAAGTGCTTTGTGAAGCAAGTAGTAAAAGCGGCGGGTATTCAGTAAAGAACGGAAGTTATAACTCAATAGCACTTTCAGGATTGCCAACTTACGAAAAACATTGTGATGACAAGAAAGGTTCGCATGGTGATGGGATAATTGATTTTGAAAGATTGGATAAACAGAAGTGGGAAATAAGCACGAAGTCAATATGTAGTAAATGTTTGAAGATGTATGAGCGGGAGTTGGCAAGGCATGACCGCTAACGTTGAAGCATAACCGTCAGGCGGGGATATTAACAACTAAATTTTAATAGAATGACACAACTCAATTTATTTTCTGAACTATCCAACGAAGCACAGAGCCCCCGCTTGCGGGCATGCAGTGTTGGCGGTAGTGTTTCTTATCGTCAGCGTCTTGGACTGGATAACCCAGCTAAAGGCACAGTTCTAAAATTGAAATATATGGAAGGGATTAACTGGTATCTTCATTGGGTAGAATGTCCAGATGGTGAAGATATAGTTCAGGGGTGGTTTGGCACAGGTTCTAAAGCTCGTAAATATGCAAATGAAAATAGTTGGTTGGTTTCTTCTTAACATTACCTCCAACGTCTGCTAAACGCAATTCGTATAACTTTTAATTCAGTGTGGTTATACGCAGCTTTTATTAACCGCTCCGGTGGGAGCTAATTGGAGATTGAAATGATAAGTAATAAACTTAAAGAAGAGGTAATTTTGTATCGAAGTTGTAAAGATAACACAACAACTGATGAAGGTGCATTTCTGGATTTAGAATGTTTGCAAGATATGCTGACTATTCAAACTATGCACTCTCTATTTAATAACATTTCAAGAACGAAAACAGGCAGGATTCGTAAAGATTCAAGATTAACAGATGTACTTGAAACAAGGCTGAATCAATTAGTAAGCGAATGTAAAGAATTCGAGATTGCAATATGAGAAAAGTAAGTTTGAATGAATTTAAAGACTGTATTGTTGATGAAAATAACAATATTGTTGCAGAAAAGCCACGATGGTTTGATAGACACAAATGGAAACAAGGTGAAATGTTGGTTGAAGCATTTAATAAAAAATTTAATTTAGAAAAGGAGTTGAAAAATGAAAATCGTAGAACAAAAGAAACCACATGTCAAACACATGACCAAGAAGGATAGAGAAAGAATTCAGGAAACTATAAAAAAATTAAAGCAAAATGCTTCCCGAGATTAAATCCAAAATATCCTGTAAGTCTTCTTCAGTCAACGTAATATATGGACGTGCCGGAATAACTGTGTTCATCTTCCGGCTGAAAGAAGCAACCCTAATATTTTTCGGATTAATTGATTTCCCAAATGCTTGAGTAATTTTCCTTGCATGTTCTTTGACATTAACCTGCTTATTGATAGTACCACCGAATTGATGTATAGCAGCATAGGGTGAATTTGCAGTGATACCAATACTTGAACTCCCCCTCGGTTGTGCAGATATAGTTGTTCTTAATCCGGCTGTAGAACGGTGAAGGGTTGGACTTAAAGCATAACCAAACTTTTTATATCCAATTTTAGTAGCGAAAGATAATGGTTTCCATTTCTGACTGCCACCGGATAAAATACTTGTACCGGAGCCGTCCCACCTGCCACCTTCATCAAAGTTTCTATCAATAGCAATTTCGATTTTTGCAGAAATTAAATAAAGAACCGGCGTCAAATCGTCGGTTCTTTCTGCAATCTTTTTTAGAACATTATTGATTTTATTTACTAACTCGTCTTTCATAATAGTATAAAAATTAATTAAGAAAAAAATATAATATTAAATTTAACGACATAAAAATGAGAAATTAATTAAATGCTTCAGGGACGGAAAAGGATGTTGTCAGTAAGGACATTAACATCCGAGTATCAACCAAATTATAGCTTACTCTATAAAGCGGGGTGCCCTTAGCATAGACAGGCTGCATTAATCTGCAGCCTTATTTTTTGAATAAAGAAGTTCACCTATTCTTTTCTCGTTAATATTATTTATGTCTTTTACAATGAATGTCCGCAGATACAATGTCTGGTCTTCATTTATTCTAACAATACACAAAATATCAAATTTACCTTTAAATAATGCGATGAAGTGTTTACGAAAACTATTGTCTTGATACTCGACATCGTAGATTTCAAACGGAGTTGTTAAAGTGGGCAGAATAAAGTTCCCAAATATTTCCCGTGCTTCATTTCTTTTATTGACAATATGTTTTAAATTTCTTTGGCTAATTAATATATCACCAATCTTTGTATTAACGGTAATTTTAGAATTATCACCAAAGCCCAAAGCATTCTTTAAAATATTAACTGCATCAGCAATATCTTTTCCCTTTGGTAATAATTCCGGCAAATCTAATCTATCGTTATCAGGTAAATCTGCAGCAGAAATAAGTCCATAATCTTCCCAAGTTTTTAAATCATTTTTCTTGGGTACACATGAACCTCTTAGAGAGAATTTGTTTTTTGAAAATGATATCCAGTCGCAATCAGGAAGTGAATTGTTATAACCAATAATAACATCATCTTTTTTTCTCACCTGATTGGCAGAATTTAGAATTTGTTCCAATTTGGATTTCAACTCACTTACATATTTAGAAGTATCCGGCTTCCATGCTTTCAAAGGAGAGAGTTTATATTCATCACTATTTGCCAGCTCGTCAAGAATATCTTCGCCGTTTTCAACCCCTGCACCATCTTTAACCGGAGTAACTGTACAGCCACAACCGAAATCAGAAGGTGGATAGATTATATCCCATATCGGGTCATCGTGTCGAAATTTTCTGTTATTCCATTTTGAATGGTCATGCCGTTTATTCTTCCTTTCAATTTGTTTGTAAACCCAGAAAGGATAAATTGCTGAAACTGACTTTTGTTTCCTATATTTTCCTTTTGCCTGTGCCATTCTCATATTAGTATCATAGATTACTTTCAATCTATGCGGAGTGGCTCCTGCCCAACCCTTTTCTTCAAGTTCGGGAAGGAGATTATCCTGAAACTGTTTTAAAGTCCATCCTTCAGCTTTTGCTTTCAAAACACTATCAAAAATAGTTTGCAGTATGTCTGCTGTCATTACCTTAGCAACTGTAAATGCTTTGTCATGAGCTTCGGAGTCCATATCTTCCCACTCATTAGTTAGTTTGAGATTTTTACCTCTTTCTTTAAGCCAGTCTAATAATTCTGAACTTGGGATTTTAAAACCGTCATAAAGATTTTTAGGTACGAAATCATCGAACATAAGACCGGGAAGTTTACCATATTTTTTAAAATAAGCAACTTTTATTTCCATTTTTGCATGCCCCCTGTTTCAGCAATCATTATTGATTTAGCAATTAAATCTTCAATCTCATGTGTATCAATCTCAGGTATAGAATTTATAATATACTCTTCAATTTCATTGAAAGAATTTTGTGAATGAATCATATTAACAATATTCTCAATGACTTTTCTTGTCGAATCATTAAGCATTTCCAAGCCACTTGCTTTGTTAGTTCCTGATGTAGCAAAATGTGGCTCCTGATTTAACTTTATTTCAAAATCTTCATCTGTCCAATAGAAATTCTTTTTATAAAATTCTTTAGTAAACTGTACATAAGGAGATAATTTAGCAACTACATCAGCAAGCTCTGCGTCCACGTCTTGCTCTTCGTAGAGAACAAATTCCGGATATTCATCTCTTACGCCGAAATTTACTTCAATAACCCATTGAATAAGTTTATTGAACCATAATTCAACTAATTGCTTATCTGCATCAATAATATCTTGTCTTACTTCCTGGTGAGTTTTGGAAGCTGCATAAGTACCTTTGTTTGTAACATCAGAAGTAAGAGTTGATGATAAAATAGCTTTAGAAATTTCTGAATTAAAAAATTCAATCAACGATTTATAAATATCCACACTTGCAGTAGTAGCCGAGTTAATAATCTCAACATTAGTCAATGCGTCATTTTCATATACGATGACACCATCCTGTCTTAATTCATCGAGCTTCTCAGACATTTCATTTGCTTTATCTTCAGGTGAGCCGATAGCAACCGTACCTTTCAGGAAAGGCATTCCGTATTTTTCTGTAAAAGTAGCCCAGAAACCGATAATATCTTTTTTGTAAATAACATACCAATAGCAGTTAGAAAGCAAAGCCGTACCGTAAGGATTATTATATTCAGCATTATGTTGAATAACAAAGAATTTTTTAGGCATAAGTGCTTCTTTTTCTCCGGATGAATTTACAAAGTATGGTATATTATTAGGGTCAAAAACAAACCATTCCTGTGGTCTTCCAATTATATTCGCCGGAATAATTTTTCCATGATCATATTTCCAGATAATTTCGAGAATTTTGTAACCAAACAAAGGAGCTTCGAGCATTTCTGAGATTATTTTTTTCAGATTTAGTTTACTGAAAACTTTACTGATAAATTCTACTTCGATATCCGGAGAATCATTTTGTTTGATGTCCCATTCAAGTTTAAGTACACCGGATTTTCTGGACTGCACGCATGAATTCAGATGAGCATCATAGAAAAGATTTCTATATGCCTCGATACGTCCACCGATTTTGCGGAGAACATTGTCAGGATTTGGAATAGGTTCTTTCAACATATTAGCAAATTTTAAATAATTATTGAAAGAAGCCTGAACTTTATTAAGAGAAGTATTAATCATTATATCACCTTAGTTAAAGAATTTAGAAGATTTTTTATTACGTTTTTCATGTCTTGGTCTTACTGTATCAATTTTGTGTTCCAAGAGTAAATTAGTTAGAAATTCAAGAGAAATAGTTGTAGTATCAACAATATCATCATGTTTAGCATTAGGGAATTGAGAATGTTGGTTAATGAATTCTGGTAGCCAGCTTGCATACTTAGGTATAAAAACTTTGCCACTTTCCAATAAAGAGGTTACGGCATGTGCACGTATGGTTTTATTAACAGGTTTGATTTCCTTAATAGGTAATCTTGTATATTTTCTTAATGTCGGAATAAGGTCTTGTCCTGAAGAAGCATCTTCAATTAGAATAATTCTTGGTTTGTAGATATTATACTGAGCAACAGCCATTTTTTCCAAGTCAGGGAAACTTAGCCTTGCTTGGTAGATATTAAGCAGATAAGCACGTTTATTGGCAACCCCCCACGTTGCACAAACAGAAAAGTCATTGGTTTGTTTTTCTTTATGAGCAGTATCCCAAGTCTGAATAATGAACTCAAAACCACTTACATCAGATTCTTCATAGAACTGCCACCATTGGGTTTTAAATATTTGGTATTCAGAAGCAATAGGTTCTTGCTGATATAGTGCTGAGAACCAAAAGGGACCAAGAACATTTTTAATATCGTTTAGTTTATCAATATTATATTTTTCAGGCCACAGAGCTTCTCCGGGTAATCTACCAATAGGGTCATTTTCTCCGGCAATAGCGGGGAGAGATAAAACATCCCAATCGCCAAACTCATCAGAATTAAGAACTCTACCAACTAAGTCGTCATAATGCCACCTTGTCATCATAATAACGACAGCACCTTTTGGAGATAATCTTGTATATGCAGTAGCTCTGAACCAATCCCATACTTTGTTACGATAAGTAAGAGATAGGGCTTCGGATTCATTTTTAACAGGGTCATCAATCAGAAGCAGGTCAGCCCCAGAACCAGTTAAGGGACCACCAACGCCTGTAGATTTCATACCACCAATATGTTTATTAACATACCAGCGGTAAGCAGAACCGGAACGTTTTTTTATATTCTTGTTAAAATAATCCGGTCCAATTTCTGCATAAAGTTCTTTTGCTTTATTACCCCATTCACCGGCATAGTCAGCTTGGTATGAAGTTAAGACAAACCAATCATCCGGACGGTGACCGAGCCAGAATACTGGGAAATATTTAGATACAAGTTCGCTCTTACCGTGCCTTGGTGGCATAGTAATAATCAGTCTGTTAATTCGACCTGCGAATATATCTAATAGCTTGGCATTAATTCTATTAACATGTTTAGGAGTTAAGTAGCTTCCTTTTGTCAATACGTGAGCCATGCTTGCCGGACTTGCTGTCTTTAACATTTCCCAATTCGTCAAGTAGTTCTGTAATTTTTTTAACTGTTTCCTCATTCGCTGCAATCGCTTCGCCGTAGGTTACAAAATCATTGTCATTAAATTCTAAATCCATTTCACTTTGAGTTATTTCGGTTGGAGCACCAATAGCAAGTCTTTCTACTTTGACTAATAATTCAAGAGTTCGAGCAGATTTCATAACAAGTTCTAATAAATCTTTTGTGTGCATTTTATCCAATTCTTCAATAGCAACAGATTTAATATCTTTTTTAGAATCCGAGTCTTTTAATTTGAGAGCAAGAGCTTGAGTAGGCACTCTCATAAGTTGTCTAAGCTGTTTAGCTTGCTGAAGATGTTCTTCGCAAACAGATTTATAATTCTCATAAGAAGCGGCGAGTTGAAGTCTTGACTGGTCTTTCTCCCATGCTTTAACTCTATCTCGCCACTTAAATTTAGAACTCCATTCGTAGATATAAGTAAAGGATTTAGCACCGAGAGACAAAGCAACTTTTTTAACAGTTCGTTTATACCCCATATCAAGATACAACTTAAAAGCTTTAAATGCTTTATTGGATTCATCCTGTTGCTGTTCCCAAGGTTCTAATTTCATTTTAGACGCCTAATTCTTTTTTACATAATTCGAGTAGTTTTACAGCTGGTTCTCGTCCGAGAACCTGTTCAATTACAGTAGCTTCTTCATTTGCAAATATTAAGCTAACTCTGTACAATTTGGTTTGCTGACGGGCAAATTCTCTTTCTTCCTCTGTTTTAGCTTTTTCAATCAGAGTTTGTCTTTCATGAATTGACTGAACGGCTTTGGCAGATGAAGCAGTAATCATTTCACCACCGTGAGTAGTACCGTCAAAAGAGCGAACTATAGTTGAAGGAGAATTTGAATCAGTATCATCTAATTCTTCAGGAATCCATGATTGAGAATATTCTTCTCCTTGAAGGGCTTCCGGAGCTGAAATGTCTTCAAGCATACGATTGATTTCAACATCTGAAAGCATAAGAGAATCCTGAGCCCAATCAATAGCACCAAGTTCCTGCAAATCTTTAAGAACCTGAGCTTCGAGTTCTATATCGTGAGTACCTTTTGCTTTATTATGTCTTAGAGTAGAAATTTTCATTTGTTCAATTGACATATCAACAAAGACAACAGGGATCATCCAATCCTTTTTGATAATATCAAATCTTTTATCGCGTGCTTTACGAACATCGTCTGAATTAAATGAAGTATTACCTTCACTGTCTTTCTTGATTAAACCATTTTCTTCGAGATGGTTTACAACTATAAAAGCGGTCCACCTATGTTCACCATCAACGAATTCACGTGTACTTTTCTGACATACAATTGGTTGTGTAAAGCCGTCCTCGATTATTGAACGTACAAGAAGTTCGAACTCGAAATCACCTTGGCGATTAGGGTTATAAGTATTAGGCTTTATAGAATTAACCGGAACATACTCAACGGTTAATTTTTGTAGCCGATTAATTTTTTTATCAATCAGCTTTTTCCCTTTCTGGGCAATAGAAGTATTTTTCATAATAAATCCTTATAATTTATGAATAGATAAATTGAGTTGACTGAAATAGTCAATTAAACAAGCAATTCTTCTTTTGTTTAATTCAGTACCATAAAAAGATATTCCGAGTGATTGAGCAGTTCTTCCAGTCAATCCTCTCCCGGTGCACAAGTCAAGCACATTTTTAATATTTAATTCTGATTTAATTGCAAGAATAGGTGTATCATCATCATCAAGTCCTGAGAAGTCATTATTAACTGCCGGACTATTTGAAAATGTATATCTAAGCAGGTAACAAGGATACTTTTGATAGTATGTAATCTTCCATTCATTAGTAACTTTTCCACCTGCCCTTTCAATTTCGTTGATAACGAAATCTTTATTCTGTTTACCCATTTCCATATAGTTAACCTTTGGAGAATAAACTTTGATTAAGCTTATCAGTTTTATAATAAATGCATTGAATTGCTTACGTTCTTCAAGACCTGCTTTGGTATAAAAGGAATTGATATTACCTGTATTCCAAGGTGGGTCAATATAAGACATATCGAATTGTTTTATACCGAAGAAATCGAGATTTGACAAATTGGTTAAATCTCTTACAGAAAGAAGGTGATTTCCTGCTTTCCAAACTTCATTTTCATTGATAGGAAATTTTTCCCATGAATCACCATAAGTCCACTTTTTGTTTACCATGTGGGTTTTCCTCCCCAGGTGCCAGCACCTTCACGGAAAAATTCAGGTTCGACATAAGGAATCATATCGCTACCAACTTTCATACAGAAAGGTTCACCCATATACATAATTTTAGCAAGAGCTTTCCATGAACCAGTCATTTTACATTTAGGACATTTAGCAACTTCGGGGAATTCTTCTGTAGAATGTTTGGAATGCAGAGTTAATATTTTATCTGCAATTTTTTTAGCCCTTTGTGCAATCCATTCCGGAGCTTCATCAATACATGTACGTTGATAACATTCTTTCCAAGATTCGCCTAATTTTCTGATAGGTTCGATTGAGCGTCTTCCGAAATTTGCAGCAGTTCTTACACCTGGTAATCTTTGGCATACTTTATCAAACCATTGAGGCCATGCTCTTGCAGCTAAACCAAGACTATTGACACCTGCAGCAGCTAAAGTTGGTGGAGCTATCCTAAGATGTAATCTGCTCACACCTAATCGGTGCATAGTATCATAAGCAGAATTATAATCCCATTTGTTATCATAGATAGCTTTCCAAACATCTCTATCAGTCCAATCATATATTGGTCTTGCATAATAAGCTCCCCAATCAGTCTTACGTTTTGTGACGAAACTTTTACTTGACATTAATCCCATTTTCCTGAGCATAGATTCATCAGTTCTAAGACCAAGAATTGTAATTAACTTTTTACCTTCTGCAGGTGGAAATCTTTCTTCACTTACAATTCCCTGAATATTTTGTTCAGGAATTTTTATTGCAAATTCGGGTGGAGTACGAACCCATTTATCCGGTGGAAGTAATGGGTCAAAAACCCAAAAGTAAGGAGACTTTCTGTTAAAGATATTAACAATAGGTTGATTGGCATAGAACCAATAAAATTTTACTTCCGGTCTTTGTGCAACACGTTCTGCATATTCGAATGTACCCGGAAACATAATTTCTTCATCACGCATAACAACTTCAACCGGAAGATTATTTGTCATTTGTGCAGCGAGTATTGCAAGCTCAAGACAGATACCTGAATCTTTACCTGCAGAAAATGATACTATTACCCGATGACCAGAACTGTACAATTCTATTAGTCTATCAAGTCCAGCATCAAAGACATTACTTATTT
It includes:
- the terL gene encoding phage terminase large subunit, yielding MLKTASPASMAHVLTKGSYLTPKHVNRINAKLLDIFAGRINRLIITMPPRHGKSELVSKYFPVFWLGHRPDDWFVLTSYQADYAGEWGNKAKELYAEIGPDYFNKNIKKRSGSAYRWYVNKHIGGMKSTGVGGPLTGSGADLLLIDDPVKNESEALSLTYRNKVWDWFRATAYTRLSPKGAVVIMMTRWHYDDLVGRVLNSDEFGDWDVLSLPAIAGENDPIGRLPGEALWPEKYNIDKLNDIKNVLGPFWFSALYQQEPIASEYQIFKTQWWQFYEESDVSGFEFIIQTWDTAHKEKQTNDFSVCATWGVANKRAYLLNIYQARLSFPDLEKMAVAQYNIYKPRIILIEDASSGQDLIPTLRKYTRLPIKEIKPVNKTIRAHAVTSLLESGKVFIPKYASWLPEFINQHSQFPNAKHDDIVDTTTISLEFLTNLLLEHKIDTVRPRHEKRNKKSSKFFN
- a CDS encoding phage virion morphogenesis protein, coding for MKDELVNKINNVLKKIAERTDDLTPVLYLISAKIEIAIDRNFDEGGRWDGSGTSILSGGSQKWKPLSFATKIGYKKFGYALSPTLHRSTAGLRTTISAQPRGSSSIGITANSPYAAIHQFGGTINKQVNVKEHARKITQAFGKSINPKNIRVASFSRKMNTVIPARPYITLTEEDLQDILDLISGSILL
- a CDS encoding DUF935 family protein: MINTSLNKVQASFNNYLKFANMLKEPIPNPDNVLRKIGGRIEAYRNLFYDAHLNSCVQSRKSGVLKLEWDIKQNDSPDIEVEFISKVFSKLNLKKIISEMLEAPLFGYKILEIIWKYDHGKIIPANIIGRPQEWFVFDPNNIPYFVNSSGEKEALMPKKFFVIQHNAEYNNPYGTALLSNCYWYVIYKKDIIGFWATFTEKYGMPFLKGTVAIGSPEDKANEMSEKLDELRQDGVIVYENDALTNVEIINSATTASVDIYKSLIEFFNSEISKAILSSTLTSDVTNKGTYAASKTHQEVRQDIIDADKQLVELWFNKLIQWVIEVNFGVRDEYPEFVLYEEQDVDAELADVVAKLSPYVQFTKEFYKKNFYWTDEDFEIKLNQEPHFATSGTNKASGLEMLNDSTRKVIENIVNMIHSQNSFNEIEEYIINSIPEIDTHEIEDLIAKSIMIAETGGMQKWK
- a CDS encoding ParB N-terminal domain-containing protein — encoded protein: MKNTSIAQKGKKLIDKKINRLQKLTVEYVPVNSIKPNTYNPNRQGDFEFELLVRSIIEDGFTQPIVCQKSTREFVDGEHRWTAFIVVNHLEENGLIKKDSEGNTSFNSDDVRKARDKRFDIIKKDWMIPVVFVDMSIEQMKISTLRHNKAKGTHDIELEAQVLKDLQELGAIDWAQDSLMLSDVEINRMLEDISAPEALQGEEYSQSWIPEELDDTDSNSPSTIVRSFDGTTHGGEMITASSAKAVQSIHERQTLIEKAKTEEEREFARQQTKLYRVSLIFANEEATVIEQVLGREPAVKLLELCKKELGV